A DNA window from Takifugu flavidus isolate HTHZ2018 chromosome 15, ASM371156v2, whole genome shotgun sequence contains the following coding sequences:
- the ptmab gene encoding prothymosin alpha-B isoform X2: MADTQVDSGSDISAKDLKEKKLLEEKENGKDAATNGKDNDENGEPEIGDEEEEDVDEEEDDDDEDDGDGEEEDEDDDDDVEGGTKRAAEDEDDDDDEDVETKKQKTDDDD; encoded by the exons ATGGCGGACACACAAGTAGACTCTGGGTCAGACATCTCGGCAAAG gacctgaaggagaagaagctcctggaggagaaagaaaatggaaaagacGCCGCCACCAACGGAAAG GATAATGATGAGAACGGTGAACCAGAAAttggtgatgaagaagaggaggatgtcgatgaagaggaggatgatgatgatgaagacgatgggGACG gtgaggaggaagacgaagatgatgatgacgacgttGAAGGTGGAACAAAGCGAGCTGCAGAGgacgaggatgatgatgatgatgag GATGTGGAGACCAAGAAGCAGaaaacagatgatgatgattga
- the ptmab gene encoding prothymosin alpha-B isoform X1, which produces MADTQVDSGSDISAKDLKEKKLLEEKENGKDAATNGKVWFPFASGSFVGQDHAHEMLSQDNDENGEPEIGDEEEEDVDEEEDDDDEDDGDGEEEDEDDDDDVEGGTKRAAEDEDDDDDEDVETKKQKTDDDD; this is translated from the exons ATGGCGGACACACAAGTAGACTCTGGGTCAGACATCTCGGCAAAG gacctgaaggagaagaagctcctggaggagaaagaaaatggaaaagacGCCGCCACCAACGGAAAGGTATGGTTTCCTTTTGCTTCTGGATCATTTGTTGGACAGGACCACGCTCATGAGATGTTGTCGCAGGATAATGATGAGAACGGTGAACCAGAAAttggtgatgaagaagaggaggatgtcgatgaagaggaggatgatgatgatgaagacgatgggGACG gtgaggaggaagacgaagatgatgatgacgacgttGAAGGTGGAACAAAGCGAGCTGCAGAGgacgaggatgatgatgatgatgag GATGTGGAGACCAAGAAGCAGaaaacagatgatgatgattga